In the Mya arenaria isolate MELC-2E11 chromosome 11, ASM2691426v1 genome, one interval contains:
- the LOC128207580 gene encoding uncharacterized protein LOC128207580 isoform X1 — protein sequence MTPKRNLALQLMCFCFLFFVGRTQSDQCLHFGKKFYDSTNCNCSEVNITSIANGSYTNHNWNNVTYVCDDGYTIDGNETLFCEKKNSQLQWHVDPPRCKSEATTPTGAATTPTGSVAATTTTGAAAATTTTTTTTTPPPTPPPGSTNTEQLSTTSGAWNELSSGASKSSSTISDNPISTNISDKSNISTTTSLKSTALSSLVSTDTKTIATQTEQPQFSKGSFPTLGSVGIAVGVLIIVVAFIVGLIIVRRKQKHRGGNLFGKKQSDYLCSNIHSNAAYAPHATSVDNESVTSKDSGLGKHDESGEEEPMDGEYNTIMVHYPDVNQQIENTYNHMDESPSADSTYSHIPNSKDALFDNTYSHVANDKPLKALEPNDTDTTYNHLGDSSCSKQKNKKEETYNDTYNHTQINPGCPKTDPDDQDDNYSHINQQESNAGKKQADVQDPTKATTVYDKMNEFTKIAAGRTKQYDESVNSSMTNAEGVNNAESHTYFDLESNAYQRPKQAPYDYAVVAMPEKDRTEFKVVDSPTDPPHEYFVIEPEFKVVDPPTDTPHEYFVIEPEFKVVDPPTDTPHEYFVIEPTTEL from the exons ATGACACCAAAAAGGAATTTGGCTCTTCAGttgatgtgtttttgttttttgttctttg TTGGCAGAACACAATCCGACCAATGTCTTCATTTTGGGAAGAAATTCTATGATTCTACAAATTGCA ATTGCTCTGAGGTAAACATAACATCGATTGCAAACGGCAGCTATACCAACCACAATTGGAACAATGTAACCTACGTCTGCGATGATGGATACACTATAGATGGAAATGAAACactgttttgtgaaaaaaagaaTAGCCAACTACAATGGCATGTCGATCCACCACGCTGCAAATCAG AAGCAACAACACCAACAGGAGCAGCAACAACACCAACAGGATCagtagcagcaacaacaacaacaggagcagcagcagcaacaacaacaacaacaacaacaacaacgccaccaccaacaccaccgcCTGGATCAACAAATACAGAGCAGTTATCAACAACAAGCGGTGCGTGGAACGAATTATCTTCAGGCGCTTCGAAATCATCATCAACTATATCTGATAACCcgatttcaacaaatatttcag aCAAATCCAATATTTCCACGACAACATCATTAAAATCAACTGCATTGTCAAGCTTGGTTTCAACCGACACAAAGACAATTGCAACACAGACAGAACAACCACAATTTTCGAAAg GTTCCTTTCCTACCCTGGGATCGGTTGGTATTGCTGTAGGCGTCTTGATAATTGTTGTAGCCTTTATCGTTGGCCTGATAATAGTGAG acggaaacagaaacacagaggtggTAACTTATTTGGGAAGAAACAGTCTGATTATCTTTGTAGTAACATTCATTCAAACGCAGCGTATGCTCCTCATGCAACGTCTGTCGACAACGAATCAGTCACTTCTAAGGACAGTGGCCTTGGCAAACACGATGAGTCTGGAGAAGAGGAACCAATGGATGGCGAATACAACACCATTATGGTGCACTATCCTGATGTAAATCAGCAAATAGAAAACACTTACAATCACATGGACGAGTCTCCTTCTGCTGATTCGACGTATTCGCACATTCCGAACTCTAAAGATGCGTTGTTCGACAATACTTACTCTCACGTGGCAAATGACAAACCTTTGAAGGCTTTGGAACCCAATGACACCGATACAACTTATAACCACTTGGGAGACTCTTCTTGtagtaaacaaaaaaacaaaaaagaagaaactTACAATGACACATACAACCATACCCAAATTAATCCTGGTTGTCCGAAGACAGACCCGGATGATCAGGATGATAACTATTCACACATTAATCAGCAAGAATCAAACGCTGGCAAAAAACAAGCTGATGTGCAGGACCCAACAAAAGCAACTACCgtttatgataaaatgaatgAGTTTACGAAGATCGCTGCAGGACGAACGAAACAGTACGATGAATCTGTCAATAGTTCTATGACGAATGCAGAGGGTGTGAACAACGCTGAAAGTCATACTTATTTTGATTTGGAGTCGAATGCTTACCAGCGTCCAAAACAAGCACCATACGACTACGCAGTAGTAGCAATGCCAGAGAAGGATCGCACAGAGTTCAAGGTTGTTGACTCCCCGACAGATCCACCACATGAGTACTTTGTCATTGAGCCAGAGTTCAAGGTTGTTGACCCTCCAACTGATACACCGCATGAGTACTTTGTCATTGAGCCAGAGTTCAAGGTTGTGGACCCTCCAACTGATACACCACATGAATACTTTGTCATTGAGCCTACGACTGAGCTGTAA
- the LOC128207580 gene encoding uncharacterized protein LOC128207580 isoform X2 produces the protein MACRSTTLQISFIFNASEATTPTGAATTPTGSVAATTTTGAAAATTTTTTTTTPPPTPPPGSTNTEQLSTTSGAWNELSSGASKSSSTISDNPISTNISDKSNISTTTSLKSTALSSLVSTDTKTIATQTEQPQFSKGSFPTLGSVGIAVGVLIIVVAFIVGLIIVRRKQKHRGGNLFGKKQSDYLCSNIHSNAAYAPHATSVDNESVTSKDSGLGKHDESGEEEPMDGEYNTIMVHYPDVNQQIENTYNHMDESPSADSTYSHIPNSKDALFDNTYSHVANDKPLKALEPNDTDTTYNHLGDSSCSKQKNKKEETYNDTYNHTQINPGCPKTDPDDQDDNYSHINQQESNAGKKQADVQDPTKATTVYDKMNEFTKIAAGRTKQYDESVNSSMTNAEGVNNAESHTYFDLESNAYQRPKQAPYDYAVVAMPEKDRTEFKVVDSPTDPPHEYFVIEPEFKVVDPPTDTPHEYFVIEPEFKVVDPPTDTPHEYFVIEPTTEL, from the exons ATGGCATGTCGATCCACCACGCTGCAAATCAG ttttatatttaacgCATCAGAAGCAACAACACCAACAGGAGCAGCAACAACACCAACAGGATCagtagcagcaacaacaacaacaggagcagcagcagcaacaacaacaacaacaacaacaacaacgccaccaccaacaccaccgcCTGGATCAACAAATACAGAGCAGTTATCAACAACAAGCGGTGCGTGGAACGAATTATCTTCAGGCGCTTCGAAATCATCATCAACTATATCTGATAACCcgatttcaacaaatatttcag aCAAATCCAATATTTCCACGACAACATCATTAAAATCAACTGCATTGTCAAGCTTGGTTTCAACCGACACAAAGACAATTGCAACACAGACAGAACAACCACAATTTTCGAAAg GTTCCTTTCCTACCCTGGGATCGGTTGGTATTGCTGTAGGCGTCTTGATAATTGTTGTAGCCTTTATCGTTGGCCTGATAATAGTGAG acggaaacagaaacacagaggtggTAACTTATTTGGGAAGAAACAGTCTGATTATCTTTGTAGTAACATTCATTCAAACGCAGCGTATGCTCCTCATGCAACGTCTGTCGACAACGAATCAGTCACTTCTAAGGACAGTGGCCTTGGCAAACACGATGAGTCTGGAGAAGAGGAACCAATGGATGGCGAATACAACACCATTATGGTGCACTATCCTGATGTAAATCAGCAAATAGAAAACACTTACAATCACATGGACGAGTCTCCTTCTGCTGATTCGACGTATTCGCACATTCCGAACTCTAAAGATGCGTTGTTCGACAATACTTACTCTCACGTGGCAAATGACAAACCTTTGAAGGCTTTGGAACCCAATGACACCGATACAACTTATAACCACTTGGGAGACTCTTCTTGtagtaaacaaaaaaacaaaaaagaagaaactTACAATGACACATACAACCATACCCAAATTAATCCTGGTTGTCCGAAGACAGACCCGGATGATCAGGATGATAACTATTCACACATTAATCAGCAAGAATCAAACGCTGGCAAAAAACAAGCTGATGTGCAGGACCCAACAAAAGCAACTACCgtttatgataaaatgaatgAGTTTACGAAGATCGCTGCAGGACGAACGAAACAGTACGATGAATCTGTCAATAGTTCTATGACGAATGCAGAGGGTGTGAACAACGCTGAAAGTCATACTTATTTTGATTTGGAGTCGAATGCTTACCAGCGTCCAAAACAAGCACCATACGACTACGCAGTAGTAGCAATGCCAGAGAAGGATCGCACAGAGTTCAAGGTTGTTGACTCCCCGACAGATCCACCACATGAGTACTTTGTCATTGAGCCAGAGTTCAAGGTTGTTGACCCTCCAACTGATACACCGCATGAGTACTTTGTCATTGAGCCAGAGTTCAAGGTTGTGGACCCTCCAACTGATACACCACATGAATACTTTGTCATTGAGCCTACGACTGAGCTGTAA